tttctttccttaGTTATAATACATAGTATCTTCAGGTCtggctttgaaaagaaaatagggAGTAACAATAGTTTGAGGAATATAATGTCTCTATATGTTGCATTTTATATTACTATGAAGCTTTGAGACACTTGTTCATACTAAGGGCAGCTTTGTTAGCAAATCGTTTCCAATGAGCTTgctaaaaacaaactttttgatATTGCTTTGTCACGGATCTAGTCCTAGAATGATTatagtcttctctctttttcttaagcAGTGATAAACCTTTTAAtgagaacaaaaaggaaataaattgctAACTCTGAAGGAACCAGTAAGAAATACACCGAAGTGTGGTCTGTTGTTTTAGAATAATTTGTTAAATGGACCAGAGTAATACAGTGGAACATGCATCACCTTATACCATAGAGAAACTGATTCTTTTAAGTTTACTTGAACAGATTTCAGTGAGGAAAAAACATTGCTCAattgttttcttgaatttattcaacaaacaattgaaaataatattttaaagaacataatCTCCTCAGATCACATCTTAAAATTCTTGAATGAGATCCAGTTTGTCCATGCCTTGTAAGTAAGTTTATAACCTACTATGCTTTAGGGCCTCCTGCTACCTTAGGTTgacatatatttaagaaaaataatttaatttcaatagtaGCGTAaacaaacattagaaaaataaatttgctggAAACGTGAATGCAATCtaaacaaaatatgattttaaaattatttctgccaTTAATTCCTTCCATATGTGTGAATAATTGAGTTGATTTTATAGTGAAGTACCTTATGAGCCATACTTAAGGGTTTCTGAGGACTATGAAGTTTTTCCTGGCTTAAATTCAATTAAGTTTTCATTATAGGATCACTATGACATGAAAAGGAACCAGAGTGAACACTTTTATACTTActctcttctattttaaaaatagcttgatTATGGATTTGTATTCTGGCATTGGTTTTAGAACCTTTGTGCCTCCATTCTTTCCAGTCTGTTTAAAAATCACTGGATAGTTTAAGATGGCAGCTGACTAAAATAGGCCTTTGAGGTCTTTTGGTCTTCTAAAGGAGGAAGGCCAAATTTTGGGCCCAGTTTCTTATTTTAAGGATGTTTTCAAAATGTACAGTGGCTAAAGTTATCTTGTATGCAGTAATTTTGTGTTTATGATGGCTGTCTTCAAGTTTGGGGgaaaataatggcaaaacaaaaaatcacatttgAGTAGTTCTTAGAGCAATTCCTAGAGATGTATTTCTTACCTGGCCTCTCCTCTCTACCCTGTATCTTTGCATTATTTAATACTTGGAAAAACCCACAtagcattaaaaacaaagtaCAACTGAACAAagtgataaatacattttcttaaatctttcttttctaactACAGGAACATTTAAACTTACAATAGAATTCACTGAAGAATATCCAAATAAACCACCTACAGTTAGATTTGTCTCTAAGATGTTCCATCCAAATGGCAAGTATCACTTTTAGTACAGTGTTTTAAACTACTATAGTGTTTATTATGGAGTATTCCACATTTCCTGTGTATTTTGTGGTGCCTGAGTATTTGTTTAGGCAGCTTGCTGCTTCCTGAAAGCTGAACTTGTTCTTGGTTTTCTGTGGCTGTCTTGTCCTAGAACTGAAGCAGTGGAGTTATTTTCCCTTTGCTTGGAGTCTGGGAGCCTCCTGATTTTGATGATCTTTGTCATTTCCTTATTAAACAAAACGAAGGATGCTCTTGAGGTTTCCTTTTAATGCTAGGCCAGATTGGGATAGTCTTgtgttgtaattattttcattagcATTTAGAAAAGTAGTTTTCATTGGATGCATATCAGAATTACTgtggaacattttaaaaaatgcagatgccaggccgggcacggtggctcaagcctgtaatcccagcactttgggaggccgagacgggcggatcatgaggtcaggagatcgagaccatcctggctaacaaggtgaaaccccatctctactaaaaatacaaaaaattagccgggcgtggtagcaggcgcctgtagtcccagctactcgggaggctgaggcaggagaatggcgtgaacccgggagctggagcttgcagtgagctgagatcgcgtcactgcactccagcctgggccacagagccagactcggtctcaaaaaataaaaaataaaaataaaaataaaaatgcagatgcCTTCGCCTCACTTCAAACCTACTGAATAGGATTCTGTTGTTGAGGGCCAGGCATACGGTATGTCAGAAAAGCACCACAGGTGATTCTAACTTACCGCTTTGCGCTTTTTAAAATAGTAGTAAGCCTAGAACAGCTTGCCTTTTATTTAGGTTAATGAAGTATTTTTCAGGGTAtcacatatttttatctttttgtcaaGATGAAATCTTGTGAACTCTGAGCGATCTTTTGTTATTTCAGATAGGCGATACAGCCTACAAATTTGGTGGAATGAATTTCCCACATGTCTGGGGATAGCTAGGGACCCTGTTCAAAAATGTTTGATTTCCTGGATAATAGGGCAGTCTTTTCCAAAGGATGAACACTAAGTATCTTCCAGTTTTATGCTGATCACATCTGACATTCTCTGATCATCCTGATTATTTCACTAGTGGTGGTTATGACTCATCTTTTTAGGCAGTTAACTGGGAAGCAACCTAggaatctttttaaaacttaaaaagcaaagtattcttgactatttttgttttgtctataATGTTAAAACCTTAGTGGTCTTGTTACATTTAATGTACCTACTTCTTTGTTCTTAGTCTATGCAGATGGTAGTATATGTCTGGACATACTTCAGAACCGTTGGAGTCCAACCTATGATGTGTCTTCCATTCTAACATCCATACAGGTGAATTTTTCCTTAATGTGACGAACTATaacttttaatatgtttatattagcAATTGAATTGTTTTTGAAAGTCATAATGTAATagacctttttatttttggtcaaagcttgtttgttttatagattaAAAGTAGACCATTAAGACCCAAGTCAGCTGGGTgcagtcactcacacctgtaacctcagcacttaggcaggccaaggtgggaggattgcttgagctcaggagtttgagaccagcctgggcaacatagtgagaccccatctctctttaaaaaaaaaaaagacccaagcCACATGTGTTTTCCTAGCTACTAGCAGATTCATGTAACTCTGGGTTTGCGTGCTAAAGACAAGAAATGTAGCTGTACTTAGGACAATTCAATTGAGTGTCACTACCTTATAAAATAGCTGTTTTGCATTAAgtaactgacatttaaaaaattgtctctTTAGTCTCTCTTGGATGAACCCAATCCCAATAGTCCAGCAAACAGCCAGGCTGCTCAGCTGTACCAGGAGAACAAACGGGAATATGAAAAGCGTGTTTCTGCAATAGTAGAACAAAGCTGGCGTGATTGTTGACCCCGGGTACAGTTTGAAGAAGAAGCTGgccataagaaaaatatatattgatgtGTTTGTCACTCCCTACTCCTGTCATtacatttactttattaaaagcaaaatagCTGTTGTGCTGTTTCCATCTTCCTTGCCAAGTTTTCCTACCCCTTCTACCCTCTCCTTAAACATCAGAAAACACCCTCTATGAAATCAAATGTACTGTACCTGGGTTACTTGCAAAAATTACTAATGCTTCAGTTTTTCTGTTGTATTTCATTTCCAGTTTTCAAgcagttatttttattactgtactTTAAGCTTTTAAGATGAATTGTTATACAAGAGGTGCTTATGCTTAGCTTGATGACCAGgatgttatttttaatgaaatgattgCTGAGTGTTTCATCCTGGCTGGTCCTTCACTTGTGTTGGATTTAGAAGTGAATGTGTTTGGAATATGGCCTACAGAGAATAGAAACAAATCCATGTAAACAATTTTGAAGGAGGAATGGGAGCTAAAAATCCTGTGATACTAAGATCTCAGTCATATGAATTACAAGATAGTATTTACTGGCAAGGAGAATGTTGAAGGACTCAGCTAAAGGAGTACAGCAATTGTAGTAACTGACACATCCTCTCTTTGCAAGCTACTGACAGGGCACACTCATGCTAAGTTTCAGAATATTGGTCTTctgggtttttgctttttaaaagaggtGTGGGAGCAGAGGAATGGAAACATGCATGAGTTTTTGAGCTAGGGAAAGTTGGAGATCCTTTAATCTTTTTAAAGGATCAGTGCTGCCCTAGATGAATAAACTCAATTGTCCATCtttattttagagttttaatGAATTCAAGGAAGGGAACACAGCATATCTGTGGCCAACTGTTTTCCACTCAAATCCTGAGTTATTGCTGCATGCTTTAATTTCTTCCCTTTCAGCATCTGAGAACTTTAAAGCCAATGTCTGCAATCTGTTTTTCGATATTTATACTTTTAGATATATAGTACCTTTAAGTAGCAGTATGGGACAAGGCTTGTAAATGTTTTGTCTAATGTTCTATTGTCACCTTTTATGCATTTATCACTTCCAAATCTAACTTTGCACAAGTAACCCAtgtaaaaaaaatgtacatttttcaaagttgtaaataaaaataaccttaaaATTTCATAGTCAAGGTatcattgttgtttttttctggtttgtttgttttggtttggtttttttagCTCAGTATAAACTTTTTGTATTGGTTTCTTACTGGGATCTCATATCTACTCATTTCCCCCCTCAAACATTAAGGTAAAAGCAAAAATACTCATTCtgggaatggaaaaaaaaagatacttctgGAGAgaaccttttttcttctttccagtcATAAGTGGTAATGCTTTTTAAACATTAACAATatagagctgggcacagtggttcatgccggtaatcccaacactttgggaggccgaggcgggcagatcacgaggtcagaagatcgagaccatcctggctaacacggtgaaaccctgtctctactaaaaatacaaaaaaattagccaggcgtggtggcacgcccctgtagtcccagctgcttgggaggctgagggcaggagaatcgcttgaacccgggaggcggaggttgcagtgaggcaagattgtgctactgcactccagcctggtgacagaacgagacgcACCCTCAGAGACCAAGATCTAACTTGTTGATCCTGACATTCCACCTCTTTAAAAGCCCTAGCTCAAAAACAAACAGTACCAAactactagatttttttttttttttttttttttNNNNNNNNNNNNNNNNNNNNNNNNNNNNNNNNNNNNNNNNNNNNNNNNNNNNNNNNNNNNNNNNNNNNNNNNNNNNNNNNNNNNNNNNaaaccttttattttttttttttttttttttttttgagacggaatctagctctgtcgcccagactggagtgcagtggtgcaattttggctcactgccacctctgcctccggagttcaagtgattctcctgcctcagcctcccgagtagctgggattacaggtgcccgccaccacacccagctaatttttgtatttttagtagagacggggtttcactgtgttggccaggctggtcttgaactcctgacctcatgatccacctgcctcggcctcccaaagtgctgggattacaagtgtgagccaccgcgcccagtctagATGGTATTTTAAATCCTATGTAAAGTTTGGGAGTACAGATATCCTCAATTACTTTGATTAAACAAAACTCTGCTTTCTTCTGAGGAGCAACCCATCTCATTTTAAAGAGGCAAGGACAATGACTTTGTAAAAACTACCACCTCTTCGTACTTGTTTGGTTGGGTGGATGGGGCTAAATGAAGTTAAGTCCTTACGATGCATGTATCCCATTCATCTTTTAAGACATGGTACTTGAAGCCTCAGTATGGAGAAGTACAATCTGCACTAATTACCACATTACTTGGATTGTTTCACCTAGGAGCAA
The sequence above is drawn from the Theropithecus gelada isolate Dixy chromosome X, Tgel_1.0, whole genome shotgun sequence genome and encodes:
- the UBE2A gene encoding ubiquitin-conjugating enzyme E2 A isoform X1 codes for the protein MSTPARRRLMRDFKRLQEDPPAGVSGAPSENNIMVWNAVIFGPEGTPFEDGTFKLTIEFTEEYPNKPPTVRFVSKMFHPNVYADGSICLDILQNRWSPTYDVSSILTSIQSLLDEPNPNSPANSQAAQLYQENKREYEKRVSAIVEQSWRDC
- the UBE2A gene encoding ubiquitin-conjugating enzyme E2 A isoform X4: MVWNAVIFGPEGTPFEDGTFKLTIEFTEEYPNKPPTVRFVSKMFHPNVYADGSICLDILQNRWSPTYDVSSILTSIQSLLDEPNPNSPANSQAAQLYQENKREYEKRVSAIVEQSWRDC
- the UBE2A gene encoding ubiquitin-conjugating enzyme E2 A isoform X2, which translates into the protein MSTPARRRLIGAPSENNIMVWNAVIFGPEGTPFEDGTFKLTIEFTEEYPNKPPTVRFVSKMFHPNVYADGSICLDILQNRWSPTYDVSSILTSIQSLLDEPNPNSPANSQAAQLYQENKREYEKRVSAIVEQSWRDC
- the UBE2A gene encoding ubiquitin-conjugating enzyme E2 A isoform X3; the encoded protein is MSTPARRRLMRDFKRLQEDPPAGVSGAPSENNIMVWNAVIFGPEGTPFEDVYADGSICLDILQNRWSPTYDVSSILTSIQSLLDEPNPNSPANSQAAQLYQENKREYEKRVSAIVEQSWRDC